A window from Manis javanica isolate MJ-LG chromosome 10, MJ_LKY, whole genome shotgun sequence encodes these proteins:
- the KCNH3 gene encoding voltage-gated inwardly rectifying potassium channel KCNH3 isoform X2, with translation MPAMRGLLAPQNTFLDTIATRFDGTHSNFVLGNAQVAGLFPVVYCSDGFCDLTGFSRAEVMQRGCACSFLYGPDTSELVRQQIRKALDEHKEFKAELILYRKSGLPFWCLLDVIPIKNEKGEVALFLVSHKDISDTKNRGGPDSWKETGGGRRRYGRTGAKGFNANRRRSRAVLYHLSGHLQKHPKGKHKLNKGVFGEKPNLPEYKVAAIRKSPFILLHCGALRATWDGFILLATLYVAVTVPYSVCVSTAREPSAARGPPSVCDLAVEVLFILDIVLNFRTTFVSKSGQVVFAPKSICLHYVTTWFLLDVIAALPFDLLHAFKVNVYFGAHLLKTVRLLRLLRLLPRLDRYSQYSAVVLTLLMAVFALLAHWVACIWFYIGQREIESSASELPEIGWLQELARRLETPYYLVGRSPAVGNSSGQSDNCSSSSEANRTGLELLGGPSLRSAYITSLYFALSSLTSVGFGNVSANTDTEKIFSICTMLIGALMHAVVFGNVTAIIQRMYARRFLYHSRTRDLRDYIRIHRIPKPLKQRMLEYFQATWAVNNGIDTTELLQSLPDELRADIAMHLHKEVLQLPLFEAASRGCLRALSLALRPAFCTPGEYLIHQGDALQALYFVCSGSMEVLKGGTVLAILGKGDLIGCELPRREQVVKANADVKGLTYCVLQCLQLAGLHESLALYPEFAPRFSRGLRGELSYNLGAGGGPTEVDTSSLSGDNTLMSTLEEKETDGEQGPTASPAPADEPSSPLLSPGCTSSSSAAKLLSPRRTAPRPRLGGRGRPGRAGASQAEAGPSAHPRSLEGLRLPPMPWNVPPDLSPRVVDGIEDGCGSDQHKFSFHVGQSGPECSSSPSPGPENGLLTVPLGPSEAKNTDTLDKLQQAVMELSEQVLQMREGLQSLRQALQLVLAPHGEGLCPASTSGLLQPLCVDTGVSPYFLQPPAGTVLSGTWPHPRPGPPPLVAPWPWGPPASQSSPWPRATAFWTSTSDSEAPGSGELCPKPSTPGSPPPEAAARTGPPEAVNQAEAASTGEPPPGSGGLALPWESHSLEMVLIGCHGSGTVQWTQEEGTGV, from the exons ATGCCTGCCATGAGGGGACTCCTGGCGCCTCAGAACACCTTCCTGGACACCATCGCCACACGCTTCGACGGCACGC ATAGTAACTTCGTGCTGGGCAATGCCCAGGTAGCAGGGCTCTTCCCCGTGGTCTACTGCTCTGATGGCTTCTGCGACCTCACGGGTTTCTCCCGGGCTGAGGTCATGCAGCGGGGCTGCGCCTGTTCCTTCCTCTATGGACCAGACACCAGTGAGCTCGTCCGCCAACAGATCCGGAAAGCTCTGGATGAGCACAAGGAGTTCAAGGCTGAGCTGATCCTGTACCGGAAGAGCG GGCTCCCTTTCTGGTGTCTCCTGGATGTGATACctataaagaatgagaaaggggAGGTGGCCCTCTTCCTGGTCTCTCACAAGGACATCAGTGACACCAAGAACCGAGGGGGCCCTGACAGCTGGAAGGAGACAG GTGGTGGCCGGCGCCGATATGGCCGGACAGGAGCCAAAGGCTTCAATGCCAACCGGCGGCGGAGCCGGGCTGTGCTCTACCACCTGTCTGGGCACCTGCAGAAGCACCCCAAGGGCAAGCACAAGCTCAATAAG GGGGTGTTTGGGGAGAAGCCAAACTTGCCCGAGTACAAAGTAGCCGCCATCCGGAAGTCACCCTTCATCCTGCTGCACTGTGGGGCTCTGAGGGCCACTTGGGACGGCTTCATCCTGCTTGCCACCCTCTACGTGGCCGTCACTGTGCcctacagtgtgtgtgtgagcacagcCCGGGAGCCCAGTGCCGCCCGTGGTCCCCCCAGCGTCTGCGACCTGGCTGTGGAGGTCCTCTTCATTCTCG ACATCGTGTTGAACTTCCGCACCACATTCGTGTCCAAGTCCGGCCAGGTGGTGTTTGCCCCGAAGTCCATTTGCCTCCACTACGTTACCACCTGGTTCCTCCTGGATGTCATTGCTGCCCTGCCCTTTGACCTGCTGCATGCCTTCAAGGTCAACGTG TACTTCGGGGCACACCTGCTGAAGACGGTGCGGCTACTGCGCCTGCTGCGCCTGCTCCCACGTCTGGACCGCTACTCGCAGTACAGCGCTGTGGTGCTCACCCTGCTCATGGCTGTGTTCGCTCTGCTCGCCCACTGGGTGGCCTGCATCTGGTTCTACATCGGCCAGCGGGAGATCGAGAGCAGCGCGTCCGAGCTGCCTGAGATCG gctggcTGCAGGAGCTGGCCCGCCGACTGGAAACCCCCTACTACCTGGTGGGCCGGAGCCCAGCTGTAGGGAACAGCTCTGGCCAGAGTGACAACTGTAGCAGCAGCAGCGAGGCCAACAGGACGGGGCTGGAGCTCCTGGGCGGCCCCTCCCTGCGCAGCGCCTACATCACCTCCCTCTACTTCGCACTCAGCAGCCTCACCAGCGTGGGCTTTGGCAATGTGTCTGCCAACACGGACACAGAGAAGATCTTCTCCATCTGCACCATGCTCATTGGCG ccctgatGCACGCGGTGGTGTTTGGGAACGTGACGGCCATCATCCAGCGCATGTACGCCCGCCGCTTTCTGTACCACAGCCGCACCCGTGACCTGCGTGACTACATCCGCATCCATCGCATCCCCAAGCCCCTCAAGCAGCGCATGCTCGAGTACTTCCAGGCGACCTGGGCCGTGAACAACGGTATCGACACCACTGAG CTGCTACAGAGCCTCCCGGATGAGCTGCGCGCAGACATTGCCATGCACCTGCACAAGGAGGTCCTGCAGCTGCCCCTGTTTGAGGCAGCGAGCCGTGGCTGCCTGCGGGCGCTGTCCCTGGCCCTGCGGCCTGCCTTCTGCACGCCCGGCGAGTACCTCATCCACCAAGGTGACGCTCTCCAGGCCCTCTACTTTGTCTGCTCCGGCTCCATGGAGGTGCTCAAGGGTGGCACTGTGCTCGCCATCCTAG ggaagggTGATCTGATTGGCTGTGAGCTGCCCAGGCGTGAGCAGGTAGTCAAGGCCAATGCGGATGTGAAGGGGCTGACCTACTGTGTCCTGCAGTGTCTGCAGCTGGCCGGGCTGCATGAGAGCCTGGCGCTGTACCCTGAGTTTGCCCCACGCTTCAGCCGGGGCCTCAGAGGGGAGCTCAGCTATAACCTGGGTGCTGGCGGAGGCCCCACGGAG GTGGACACCAGCTCCCTGAGTGGTGACAACACCCTCATGTCCACGCTGGAGGAAAAGGAGACAGACGGGGAGCAGGGGCCCACAGCGTCACCAGCCCCAGCTGACGAGCCCTCCAGTCCCCTCCTATCCCCGGGATGTACCTCCTCTTCCTCAGCTGCCAAGCTGCTATCCCCACGTCGAACTGCGCCCCGGCCCCGGCTAGGTGGCAGAGGGCGGCCGGGCCGGGCAGGTGCTTCGCAGGCTGAGGCTGGCCCCTCTGCTCACCCTCGGAGCTTAGAGGGGCTGCGGCTGCCCCCCATGCCATGGAATGTGCCCCCAGATCTGAGCCCCAG GGTAGTAGATGGCATTGAGGATGGCTGTGGCTCTGACCAGCACAAGTTCTCTTTCCACGTGGGACAGTCTGGCCCAGAATGTAGCAGCAGCCCATCCCCTGGACCAG AGAATGGCCTGCTTACTGTCCCCCTTGGGCCCAGCGAAGCAAAGAACACAGACACGCTGGACAAGCTTCAGCAGGCG gTGATGGAACTGTCTGAGCAGGTGCTGCAGATGCGGGAAGGCCTACAGTCGCTCCGCCAGGCCTTGCAGCTTGTCCTGGCACCCCATGGGGAGGGCCTATGCCCAGCCAGTACCTCTGGACTCCTGCAGCCTCTGTGTGTGGACACTGGGGTCTCCCCCTACTTCCTGCAACCCCCAGCTGGCACTGTCTTGAGTGGGACCTGGCCCCACCCTCGTCCAGGGCCCCCTCCCCTAGTGGCACCCTGGCCCTGGGGCCCCCCAGCATCTCAGAGCTCCCCATGGCCTCGAGCCACAGCTTTCTGGACCTCCACCTCTGACTCAGAGGCCCCTGGCTCAGGAGAACTCTGCCCCAAACCCAGCACCCCTGGCTCACCGCCCCCTGAGGCCGCAGCTAGGACTGGGCCCCCAGAGGCTGTGAACCAGGCTGAGGCAGCCAGCACCGGAGAACCCCCACCAGGGTCAgggggcctggccctgccctgggaaTCCCACAGCCTGGAGATGGTGCTAATTGGCTGTCATGGCTCTGGCACAGTCCAGTGGACCCAGGAAGAAGGCACAGGGGTCTGA
- the KCNH3 gene encoding voltage-gated inwardly rectifying potassium channel KCNH3 isoform X3, translated as MQRGCACSFLYGPDTSELVRQQIRKALDEHKEFKAELILYRKSGLPFWCLLDVIPIKNEKGEVALFLVSHKDISDTKNRGGPDSWKETGGGRRRYGRTGAKGFNANRRRSRAVLYHLSGHLQKHPKGKHKLNKGVFGEKPNLPEYKVAAIRKSPFILLHCGALRATWDGFILLATLYVAVTVPYSVCVSTAREPSAARGPPSVCDLAVEVLFILDIVLNFRTTFVSKSGQVVFAPKSICLHYVTTWFLLDVIAALPFDLLHAFKVNVYFGAHLLKTVRLLRLLRLLPRLDRYSQYSAVVLTLLMAVFALLAHWVACIWFYIGQREIESSASELPEIGWLQELARRLETPYYLVGRSPAVGNSSGQSDNCSSSSEANRTGLELLGGPSLRSAYITSLYFALSSLTSVGFGNVSANTDTEKIFSICTMLIGALMHAVVFGNVTAIIQRMYARRFLYHSRTRDLRDYIRIHRIPKPLKQRMLEYFQATWAVNNGIDTTELLQSLPDELRADIAMHLHKEVLQLPLFEAASRGCLRALSLALRPAFCTPGEYLIHQGDALQALYFVCSGSMEVLKGGTVLAILEKSADEGPVPIQGRRLQLWKSITLVLTPGLPQPGKGDLIGCELPRREQVVKANADVKGLTYCVLQCLQLAGLHESLALYPEFAPRFSRGLRGELSYNLGAGGGPTEVDTSSLSGDNTLMSTLEEKETDGEQGPTASPAPADEPSSPLLSPGCTSSSSAAKLLSPRRTAPRPRLGGRGRPGRAGASQAEAGPSAHPRSLEGLRLPPMPWNVPPDLSPRVVDGIEDGCGSDQHKFSFHVGQSGPECSSSPSPGPENGLLTVPLGPSEAKNTDTLDKLQQAVMELSEQVLQMREGLQSLRQALQLVLAPHGEGLCPASTSGLLQPLCVDTGVSPYFLQPPAGTVLSGTWPHPRPGPPPLVAPWPWGPPASQSSPWPRATAFWTSTSDSEAPGSGELCPKPSTPGSPPPEAAARTGPPEAVNQAEAASTGEPPPGSGGLALPWESHSLEMVLIGCHGSGTVQWTQEEGTGV; from the exons ATGCAGCGGGGCTGCGCCTGTTCCTTCCTCTATGGACCAGACACCAGTGAGCTCGTCCGCCAACAGATCCGGAAAGCTCTGGATGAGCACAAGGAGTTCAAGGCTGAGCTGATCCTGTACCGGAAGAGCG GGCTCCCTTTCTGGTGTCTCCTGGATGTGATACctataaagaatgagaaaggggAGGTGGCCCTCTTCCTGGTCTCTCACAAGGACATCAGTGACACCAAGAACCGAGGGGGCCCTGACAGCTGGAAGGAGACAG GTGGTGGCCGGCGCCGATATGGCCGGACAGGAGCCAAAGGCTTCAATGCCAACCGGCGGCGGAGCCGGGCTGTGCTCTACCACCTGTCTGGGCACCTGCAGAAGCACCCCAAGGGCAAGCACAAGCTCAATAAG GGGGTGTTTGGGGAGAAGCCAAACTTGCCCGAGTACAAAGTAGCCGCCATCCGGAAGTCACCCTTCATCCTGCTGCACTGTGGGGCTCTGAGGGCCACTTGGGACGGCTTCATCCTGCTTGCCACCCTCTACGTGGCCGTCACTGTGCcctacagtgtgtgtgtgagcacagcCCGGGAGCCCAGTGCCGCCCGTGGTCCCCCCAGCGTCTGCGACCTGGCTGTGGAGGTCCTCTTCATTCTCG ACATCGTGTTGAACTTCCGCACCACATTCGTGTCCAAGTCCGGCCAGGTGGTGTTTGCCCCGAAGTCCATTTGCCTCCACTACGTTACCACCTGGTTCCTCCTGGATGTCATTGCTGCCCTGCCCTTTGACCTGCTGCATGCCTTCAAGGTCAACGTG TACTTCGGGGCACACCTGCTGAAGACGGTGCGGCTACTGCGCCTGCTGCGCCTGCTCCCACGTCTGGACCGCTACTCGCAGTACAGCGCTGTGGTGCTCACCCTGCTCATGGCTGTGTTCGCTCTGCTCGCCCACTGGGTGGCCTGCATCTGGTTCTACATCGGCCAGCGGGAGATCGAGAGCAGCGCGTCCGAGCTGCCTGAGATCG gctggcTGCAGGAGCTGGCCCGCCGACTGGAAACCCCCTACTACCTGGTGGGCCGGAGCCCAGCTGTAGGGAACAGCTCTGGCCAGAGTGACAACTGTAGCAGCAGCAGCGAGGCCAACAGGACGGGGCTGGAGCTCCTGGGCGGCCCCTCCCTGCGCAGCGCCTACATCACCTCCCTCTACTTCGCACTCAGCAGCCTCACCAGCGTGGGCTTTGGCAATGTGTCTGCCAACACGGACACAGAGAAGATCTTCTCCATCTGCACCATGCTCATTGGCG ccctgatGCACGCGGTGGTGTTTGGGAACGTGACGGCCATCATCCAGCGCATGTACGCCCGCCGCTTTCTGTACCACAGCCGCACCCGTGACCTGCGTGACTACATCCGCATCCATCGCATCCCCAAGCCCCTCAAGCAGCGCATGCTCGAGTACTTCCAGGCGACCTGGGCCGTGAACAACGGTATCGACACCACTGAG CTGCTACAGAGCCTCCCGGATGAGCTGCGCGCAGACATTGCCATGCACCTGCACAAGGAGGTCCTGCAGCTGCCCCTGTTTGAGGCAGCGAGCCGTGGCTGCCTGCGGGCGCTGTCCCTGGCCCTGCGGCCTGCCTTCTGCACGCCCGGCGAGTACCTCATCCACCAAGGTGACGCTCTCCAGGCCCTCTACTTTGTCTGCTCCGGCTCCATGGAGGTGCTCAAGGGTGGCACTGTGCTCGCCATCCTAG AAAAAAGCGCAGATGAGGGACCAGTCCCCATACAAGGAAGGAGGCTGCAGCTGTGGAAAAGCATCACGCTAGTGCTGACCCCAGGGCTCCCGCAGCCAG ggaagggTGATCTGATTGGCTGTGAGCTGCCCAGGCGTGAGCAGGTAGTCAAGGCCAATGCGGATGTGAAGGGGCTGACCTACTGTGTCCTGCAGTGTCTGCAGCTGGCCGGGCTGCATGAGAGCCTGGCGCTGTACCCTGAGTTTGCCCCACGCTTCAGCCGGGGCCTCAGAGGGGAGCTCAGCTATAACCTGGGTGCTGGCGGAGGCCCCACGGAG GTGGACACCAGCTCCCTGAGTGGTGACAACACCCTCATGTCCACGCTGGAGGAAAAGGAGACAGACGGGGAGCAGGGGCCCACAGCGTCACCAGCCCCAGCTGACGAGCCCTCCAGTCCCCTCCTATCCCCGGGATGTACCTCCTCTTCCTCAGCTGCCAAGCTGCTATCCCCACGTCGAACTGCGCCCCGGCCCCGGCTAGGTGGCAGAGGGCGGCCGGGCCGGGCAGGTGCTTCGCAGGCTGAGGCTGGCCCCTCTGCTCACCCTCGGAGCTTAGAGGGGCTGCGGCTGCCCCCCATGCCATGGAATGTGCCCCCAGATCTGAGCCCCAG GGTAGTAGATGGCATTGAGGATGGCTGTGGCTCTGACCAGCACAAGTTCTCTTTCCACGTGGGACAGTCTGGCCCAGAATGTAGCAGCAGCCCATCCCCTGGACCAG AGAATGGCCTGCTTACTGTCCCCCTTGGGCCCAGCGAAGCAAAGAACACAGACACGCTGGACAAGCTTCAGCAGGCG gTGATGGAACTGTCTGAGCAGGTGCTGCAGATGCGGGAAGGCCTACAGTCGCTCCGCCAGGCCTTGCAGCTTGTCCTGGCACCCCATGGGGAGGGCCTATGCCCAGCCAGTACCTCTGGACTCCTGCAGCCTCTGTGTGTGGACACTGGGGTCTCCCCCTACTTCCTGCAACCCCCAGCTGGCACTGTCTTGAGTGGGACCTGGCCCCACCCTCGTCCAGGGCCCCCTCCCCTAGTGGCACCCTGGCCCTGGGGCCCCCCAGCATCTCAGAGCTCCCCATGGCCTCGAGCCACAGCTTTCTGGACCTCCACCTCTGACTCAGAGGCCCCTGGCTCAGGAGAACTCTGCCCCAAACCCAGCACCCCTGGCTCACCGCCCCCTGAGGCCGCAGCTAGGACTGGGCCCCCAGAGGCTGTGAACCAGGCTGAGGCAGCCAGCACCGGAGAACCCCCACCAGGGTCAgggggcctggccctgccctgggaaTCCCACAGCCTGGAGATGGTGCTAATTGGCTGTCATGGCTCTGGCACAGTCCAGTGGACCCAGGAAGAAGGCACAGGGGTCTGA
- the KCNH3 gene encoding voltage-gated inwardly rectifying potassium channel KCNH3 isoform X1 codes for MPAMRGLLAPQNTFLDTIATRFDGTHSNFVLGNAQVAGLFPVVYCSDGFCDLTGFSRAEVMQRGCACSFLYGPDTSELVRQQIRKALDEHKEFKAELILYRKSGLPFWCLLDVIPIKNEKGEVALFLVSHKDISDTKNRGGPDSWKETGGGRRRYGRTGAKGFNANRRRSRAVLYHLSGHLQKHPKGKHKLNKGVFGEKPNLPEYKVAAIRKSPFILLHCGALRATWDGFILLATLYVAVTVPYSVCVSTAREPSAARGPPSVCDLAVEVLFILDIVLNFRTTFVSKSGQVVFAPKSICLHYVTTWFLLDVIAALPFDLLHAFKVNVYFGAHLLKTVRLLRLLRLLPRLDRYSQYSAVVLTLLMAVFALLAHWVACIWFYIGQREIESSASELPEIGWLQELARRLETPYYLVGRSPAVGNSSGQSDNCSSSSEANRTGLELLGGPSLRSAYITSLYFALSSLTSVGFGNVSANTDTEKIFSICTMLIGALMHAVVFGNVTAIIQRMYARRFLYHSRTRDLRDYIRIHRIPKPLKQRMLEYFQATWAVNNGIDTTELLQSLPDELRADIAMHLHKEVLQLPLFEAASRGCLRALSLALRPAFCTPGEYLIHQGDALQALYFVCSGSMEVLKGGTVLAILEKSADEGPVPIQGRRLQLWKSITLVLTPGLPQPGKGDLIGCELPRREQVVKANADVKGLTYCVLQCLQLAGLHESLALYPEFAPRFSRGLRGELSYNLGAGGGPTEVDTSSLSGDNTLMSTLEEKETDGEQGPTASPAPADEPSSPLLSPGCTSSSSAAKLLSPRRTAPRPRLGGRGRPGRAGASQAEAGPSAHPRSLEGLRLPPMPWNVPPDLSPRVVDGIEDGCGSDQHKFSFHVGQSGPECSSSPSPGPENGLLTVPLGPSEAKNTDTLDKLQQAVMELSEQVLQMREGLQSLRQALQLVLAPHGEGLCPASTSGLLQPLCVDTGVSPYFLQPPAGTVLSGTWPHPRPGPPPLVAPWPWGPPASQSSPWPRATAFWTSTSDSEAPGSGELCPKPSTPGSPPPEAAARTGPPEAVNQAEAASTGEPPPGSGGLALPWESHSLEMVLIGCHGSGTVQWTQEEGTGV; via the exons ATGCCTGCCATGAGGGGACTCCTGGCGCCTCAGAACACCTTCCTGGACACCATCGCCACACGCTTCGACGGCACGC ATAGTAACTTCGTGCTGGGCAATGCCCAGGTAGCAGGGCTCTTCCCCGTGGTCTACTGCTCTGATGGCTTCTGCGACCTCACGGGTTTCTCCCGGGCTGAGGTCATGCAGCGGGGCTGCGCCTGTTCCTTCCTCTATGGACCAGACACCAGTGAGCTCGTCCGCCAACAGATCCGGAAAGCTCTGGATGAGCACAAGGAGTTCAAGGCTGAGCTGATCCTGTACCGGAAGAGCG GGCTCCCTTTCTGGTGTCTCCTGGATGTGATACctataaagaatgagaaaggggAGGTGGCCCTCTTCCTGGTCTCTCACAAGGACATCAGTGACACCAAGAACCGAGGGGGCCCTGACAGCTGGAAGGAGACAG GTGGTGGCCGGCGCCGATATGGCCGGACAGGAGCCAAAGGCTTCAATGCCAACCGGCGGCGGAGCCGGGCTGTGCTCTACCACCTGTCTGGGCACCTGCAGAAGCACCCCAAGGGCAAGCACAAGCTCAATAAG GGGGTGTTTGGGGAGAAGCCAAACTTGCCCGAGTACAAAGTAGCCGCCATCCGGAAGTCACCCTTCATCCTGCTGCACTGTGGGGCTCTGAGGGCCACTTGGGACGGCTTCATCCTGCTTGCCACCCTCTACGTGGCCGTCACTGTGCcctacagtgtgtgtgtgagcacagcCCGGGAGCCCAGTGCCGCCCGTGGTCCCCCCAGCGTCTGCGACCTGGCTGTGGAGGTCCTCTTCATTCTCG ACATCGTGTTGAACTTCCGCACCACATTCGTGTCCAAGTCCGGCCAGGTGGTGTTTGCCCCGAAGTCCATTTGCCTCCACTACGTTACCACCTGGTTCCTCCTGGATGTCATTGCTGCCCTGCCCTTTGACCTGCTGCATGCCTTCAAGGTCAACGTG TACTTCGGGGCACACCTGCTGAAGACGGTGCGGCTACTGCGCCTGCTGCGCCTGCTCCCACGTCTGGACCGCTACTCGCAGTACAGCGCTGTGGTGCTCACCCTGCTCATGGCTGTGTTCGCTCTGCTCGCCCACTGGGTGGCCTGCATCTGGTTCTACATCGGCCAGCGGGAGATCGAGAGCAGCGCGTCCGAGCTGCCTGAGATCG gctggcTGCAGGAGCTGGCCCGCCGACTGGAAACCCCCTACTACCTGGTGGGCCGGAGCCCAGCTGTAGGGAACAGCTCTGGCCAGAGTGACAACTGTAGCAGCAGCAGCGAGGCCAACAGGACGGGGCTGGAGCTCCTGGGCGGCCCCTCCCTGCGCAGCGCCTACATCACCTCCCTCTACTTCGCACTCAGCAGCCTCACCAGCGTGGGCTTTGGCAATGTGTCTGCCAACACGGACACAGAGAAGATCTTCTCCATCTGCACCATGCTCATTGGCG ccctgatGCACGCGGTGGTGTTTGGGAACGTGACGGCCATCATCCAGCGCATGTACGCCCGCCGCTTTCTGTACCACAGCCGCACCCGTGACCTGCGTGACTACATCCGCATCCATCGCATCCCCAAGCCCCTCAAGCAGCGCATGCTCGAGTACTTCCAGGCGACCTGGGCCGTGAACAACGGTATCGACACCACTGAG CTGCTACAGAGCCTCCCGGATGAGCTGCGCGCAGACATTGCCATGCACCTGCACAAGGAGGTCCTGCAGCTGCCCCTGTTTGAGGCAGCGAGCCGTGGCTGCCTGCGGGCGCTGTCCCTGGCCCTGCGGCCTGCCTTCTGCACGCCCGGCGAGTACCTCATCCACCAAGGTGACGCTCTCCAGGCCCTCTACTTTGTCTGCTCCGGCTCCATGGAGGTGCTCAAGGGTGGCACTGTGCTCGCCATCCTAG AAAAAAGCGCAGATGAGGGACCAGTCCCCATACAAGGAAGGAGGCTGCAGCTGTGGAAAAGCATCACGCTAGTGCTGACCCCAGGGCTCCCGCAGCCAG ggaagggTGATCTGATTGGCTGTGAGCTGCCCAGGCGTGAGCAGGTAGTCAAGGCCAATGCGGATGTGAAGGGGCTGACCTACTGTGTCCTGCAGTGTCTGCAGCTGGCCGGGCTGCATGAGAGCCTGGCGCTGTACCCTGAGTTTGCCCCACGCTTCAGCCGGGGCCTCAGAGGGGAGCTCAGCTATAACCTGGGTGCTGGCGGAGGCCCCACGGAG GTGGACACCAGCTCCCTGAGTGGTGACAACACCCTCATGTCCACGCTGGAGGAAAAGGAGACAGACGGGGAGCAGGGGCCCACAGCGTCACCAGCCCCAGCTGACGAGCCCTCCAGTCCCCTCCTATCCCCGGGATGTACCTCCTCTTCCTCAGCTGCCAAGCTGCTATCCCCACGTCGAACTGCGCCCCGGCCCCGGCTAGGTGGCAGAGGGCGGCCGGGCCGGGCAGGTGCTTCGCAGGCTGAGGCTGGCCCCTCTGCTCACCCTCGGAGCTTAGAGGGGCTGCGGCTGCCCCCCATGCCATGGAATGTGCCCCCAGATCTGAGCCCCAG GGTAGTAGATGGCATTGAGGATGGCTGTGGCTCTGACCAGCACAAGTTCTCTTTCCACGTGGGACAGTCTGGCCCAGAATGTAGCAGCAGCCCATCCCCTGGACCAG AGAATGGCCTGCTTACTGTCCCCCTTGGGCCCAGCGAAGCAAAGAACACAGACACGCTGGACAAGCTTCAGCAGGCG gTGATGGAACTGTCTGAGCAGGTGCTGCAGATGCGGGAAGGCCTACAGTCGCTCCGCCAGGCCTTGCAGCTTGTCCTGGCACCCCATGGGGAGGGCCTATGCCCAGCCAGTACCTCTGGACTCCTGCAGCCTCTGTGTGTGGACACTGGGGTCTCCCCCTACTTCCTGCAACCCCCAGCTGGCACTGTCTTGAGTGGGACCTGGCCCCACCCTCGTCCAGGGCCCCCTCCCCTAGTGGCACCCTGGCCCTGGGGCCCCCCAGCATCTCAGAGCTCCCCATGGCCTCGAGCCACAGCTTTCTGGACCTCCACCTCTGACTCAGAGGCCCCTGGCTCAGGAGAACTCTGCCCCAAACCCAGCACCCCTGGCTCACCGCCCCCTGAGGCCGCAGCTAGGACTGGGCCCCCAGAGGCTGTGAACCAGGCTGAGGCAGCCAGCACCGGAGAACCCCCACCAGGGTCAgggggcctggccctgccctgggaaTCCCACAGCCTGGAGATGGTGCTAATTGGCTGTCATGGCTCTGGCACAGTCCAGTGGACCCAGGAAGAAGGCACAGGGGTCTGA